From the Lolium rigidum isolate FL_2022 chromosome 2, APGP_CSIRO_Lrig_0.1, whole genome shotgun sequence genome, one window contains:
- the LOC124689951 gene encoding SKP1-like protein 4: protein MTTSSSSAAKTVTLRSSDGEEFVVKADTFAAASVLVRNILEDDCAGGAIPLPQVTGRILSRVIDYCDHHYADADAATYVAEPFFSGDSDLERFDTDFIGGIDLDTLIDLILAANYLEVPRLLDLACKTVADQMRGKTVEEMRAHFKIANDYTPEEEAEVRSENPWAFE, encoded by the coding sequence ATGACGACTagcagcagcagcgccgccaAGACTGTGACGCTCCGCAGCTCCGACGGCGAGGAGTTCGTGGTCAAGGCGGACACGTTCGCGGCGGCGTCGGTGCTGGTCCGGAACATACTGGAGGATGACTGCGCCGGCGGCGCGATCCCGCTGCCCCAGGTCACCGGCCGCATCCTCTCCCGCGTCATCGACTACTGCGACCACCactacgccgacgccgacgcggcCACCTACGTCGCGGAGCCCTTCTTCTCGGGCGACTCCGACCTGGAGCGCTTCGACACGGACTTCATCGGCGGCATCGACTTAGACACGCTCATCGACCTCATCCTCGCCGCCAACTACCTTGAAGTGCCGCGGCTCCTGGACCTGGCCTGCAAGACGGTGGCCGACCAGATGAGGGGCAAGACCGTGGAGGAGATGCGCGCGCACTTCAAGATCGCCAACGACTACAccccggaggaggaggccgagg
- the LOC124686881 gene encoding probable L-type lectin-domain containing receptor kinase S.5 codes for MYFLGEIEESRFHLAMTRPNSMILSFSFIASVALVLGGRTCSCLLFNYPSFDMTNKDDFSFSPGSAIANGSLQVVVPNIGDLNQRSGRVVYTKETLKLWNRKQGVSTSFRTQFTLNILPQDETGEGMAFILTNNPSLPRNSSGQWLGICNSKTDGAPMNQIVALEFDTRKSYEDDLDGNHVGLDLNSIKSAKQYPLSNLSIILSSGFDVLVSITYNSTTPAFILSVIGHGGHNLRESWPVNLSQHLLDEIHLGFAGSTGDYTQLSQIKSWNFTTVEEVVVDTRHETRRVFLCLVTLISFAACSTLVLFVWRRVTRQRRLAYQALEKRIDAHGPVRFKLKELKHATANFSPRRKLGRGGGGTVYHGYLNRISREVAVKRVSANDKSRRGEKEFVAEVNTISKLSHRNLVKLMGWCHEGGELLLVYDYFPLGSLDKLLFANCRATALSPGTPELTWDRRFRIICGVAYALDYLHHGSSRRILHRDVKAGNVMLDAEYNARLGDFGLARAIQLEGVTHHSTQAVAGTRGYMAHESFFTGRASLDTDVYAFGVFVMEVISGKSPSRSMLYDRQEMYIVDWFWRHYSLGKVVETTDAELGGVYDDEQVDAAVRLALACCHPNPRHRPSMKKAVQVLIGGAPAPIPPLERPAFVWPLSGTQQEIELAQVGLLFTGGQPSFCSITSTSFTGR; via the coding sequence ATGTATTTTCTTGGGGAGATTGAGGAATCGAGGTTCCATTTAGCCATGACAAGGCCCAATAGCATGATCTTGAGTTTTTCGTTCATAGCTTCTGTAGCTCTTGTCCTCGGAGGTAGAACCTGCAGTTGCTTGCTGTTCAATTACCCCAGCTTCGACATGACCAACAAGGATGATTTCAGCTTTAGCCCAGGCTCAGCAATTGCAAATGGTTCCCTGCAAGTCGTCGTGCCAAACATCGGAGACTTGAACCAGCGATCGGGAAGGGTAGTATACACAAAGGAAACACTCAAGCTATGGAACAGGAAGCAGGGGGTGTCCACATCTTTTAGGACACAGTTCACACTGAACATCCTTCCACAGGATGAGACTGGAGAAGGTATGGCTTTCATATTGACAAATAATCCATCGTTGCCCAGGAATAGCAGCGGCCAGTGGCTCGGCATTTGCAACAGCAAGACCGATGGCGCCCCGATGAATCAAATAGTTGCTTTGGAATTCGACACAAGGAAGAGCTACGAGGACGACCTTGACGGCAACCATGTCGGGCTCGACTTGAACAGTATCAAATCAGCTAAGCAGTACCCTCTCAGCAATCTTTCCATCATCCTGTCAAGCGGTTTTGATGTCTTGGTCAGTATCACCTACAATAGCACAACACCTGCTTTTATATTATCTGTAATCGGCCATGGGGGACACAATTTGCGAGAAAGCTGGCCAGTTAATCTATCCCAACACCTACTAGATGAAATACATCTGGGATTCGCAGGTTCCACTGGTGATTACACCCAACTGAGCCAGATAAAGTCGTGGAACTTTACCACAGTAGAGGAGGTCGTAGTTGATACAAGACATGAGACCAGGAGGGTGTTCCTATGTCTGGTTACCTTGATTTCGTTTGCTGCATGTTCGACTCTGGTGTTGTTTGTGTGGAGAAGGGTGACGCGGCAGAGAAGGCTAGCCTACCAGGCCCTCGAGAAAAGGATCGACGCACATGGTCCGGTCAGATTTAAGCTCAAGGAGCTGAAGCACGCAACGGCTAACTTCAGTCCTCGTCGTAAGCTTGGTAGAGGGGGCGGCGGCACCGTTTATCATGGTTATCTGAATAGGATCAGCAGGGAGGTGGCCGTGAAGCGGGTCTCAGCCAATGACAAGTCACGACGAGGAGAGAAAGAGTTTGTCGCGGAGGTGAACACAATAAGCAAGCTCTCCCACCGCAACCTCGTCAAGCTGATGGGCTGGTGTCACGAGGGGGGCGAGCTACTCCTAGTCTACGACTACTTTCCCCTGGGCAGCCTTGACAAGCTCTTGTTTGCCAATTGCAGAGCGACCGCATTGTCGCCGGGAACCCCTGAGCTCACATGGGACCGCCGATTCAGGATAATCTGCGGCGTGGCATATGCGCTCGACTACCTGCACCATGGGAGTAGCAGGAGGATCCTTCACAGGGACGTGAAGGCTGGGAACGTGATGCTCGACGCGGAGTACAATGCGCGGCTGGGCGACTTCGGCCTCGCCCGTGCCATCCAGCTTGAAGGAGTGACACACCACTCCACCCAGGCAGTCGCCGGCACTCGTGGGTACATGGCGCACGAGAGCTTCTTCACCGGCCGTGCCAGCCTCGACACCGACGTCTACGCCTTCGGTGTGTTTGTCATGGAGGTTATCAGCGGGAAGAGCCCAAGCAGGTCTATGCTGTATGACAGACAGGAAATGTACATCGTGGATTGGTTCTGGAGGCATTACAGCCTTGGGAAAGTCGTGGAGACGACTGATGCAGAGCTTGGTGGAGTGTACGATGATGAACAGGTGGATGCTGCGGTGAGGCTGGCCTTGGCTTGCTGCCATCCAAACCCAAGGCATAGACCATCCATGAAGAAGGCAGTGCAGGTGCTAATCGGCGGAGCACCAGCCCCGATTCCCCCACTTGAGAGGCCTGCGTTTGTTTGGCCTCTGTCCGGCACGCAGCAGGAGATCGAGCTCGCGCAGGTTGGTCTGCTCTTCACGGGAGGACAGCCAAGTTTCTGCTCCATCACATCCACTTCCTTCACAGGAAGGTGA